tgctcacaggacttgtgctccagacccttcaccagcttcattgcccttctctggacacgctccagcttCTTAATGTCCTCGGTGACACTAAGCCCCTCAGCTCAGTGTCACCGAGGCCACAGCGTGCGGATGCAGTAAAGTGAGGGTACCTCCCCCCGAACAGCTGGCAGAAGTGTTTTCAGCGCCAAGAGTTGCCCTTCTGCTTTCTCCGCGAGCGAGGGCTTAGCGCGACACTCGCGCAGAGAGCGTACCCGGCACTCCGGGATTAACCCGCACCCTCCAGGAGCGACACCGCGGCACCTCAGCGGGGAGGGCAGCGGGGCGCTGCGGGTCCCGTGAGGCGGGGCCGGCCGTGCAggtgcgccgggccctgccgggctctcccgccccgctccccgcgGAGGGAGAGGGCGGCCGCGCTGCTCCTAACGCGGCCTGACAGGCGCGGGCGCCACCGCTCCCCCCGCGCGGCCCGCGCTGACATCACCGGGCAGGATTTAAATAGCTCCGCAGCCGCTGCCGCCCGGATACAGCGCGCCCCATTGGTCGCCGCCGCAGCCAATGGCTGCGCCGCGCCGCTGCGCTCCGCCAatggcggggccgcggccggcgcgcgcctcCCCTGTCGCTAAGGGAGGGAAATACAGCGCGCGCGGCGGGCTGTCAGGTGCGCCGGGATGCGCCGGGAACGGGGAGCAGCCGGGGGGCTCCGGGCGGGCTGGGTGGGTGGGTTCTGCTGCCTTCGCCCCCCCTTGGTTTTCATCCCTGCTAGGCGAGCTTCCCTAGCCAGCCGCGTTACTCGGCGCggggagggaagggaacagTGTGGAAAGTGACTGTTCTTCGCTTTGTTTTGAGCGCTctggcggcggcggcagcggctccCGGGCGGTGAAATGCAGGACGAGCGGCcccgccgtgctgtttcctccTCGGGGAGAGCTTGAAAcgagagggaaagagagagagagagagagcgagagagagagagcgagaggGGAGAGCGATCGGTGGTGACTCGGGGGCCGGCCGGGCTGCCGCTGGCGCTCGGCGGCCGCAGACGGTGGATTTGTGGGAAGAGGACGGGATGAGCAATAAACGCACCTGGCCAGCGGTGTTTAGGGGAGTGGGGGCTGGTTCCCCGCTGGCTGCCGGAGCCCCTGGACTCCGGACGCGGACCCGCCGAGCTGCAATGGACGCTGCCCGCCGCTGGTCGCAGAGCGGAGCACACCCGCCGCCGCCGAGGAGGGAGAGCTGCCCGCCCGGAGCCGGCCCGCAGCGCGCCCCTCGCCCGGAGAGGGACCCGGAGTTTCCTCTTCGGCATCGCTCCGGTGACCGCGGGCTGTGCCAGCCGGCCGCCCAGATAGGCTGCGTGGCAGCCACGGCGCGAGCGAGTAGGTAAACGCCACCGTGTAGATGTGCTgtttggagaggagaggaaaaaaaataattaaaaaatgaaaccatGCGAGGATGCGGTCattgggcctggcacaggggatGGGGCTGCACGGGGAGATGGAATAGCCTCCTCTGCCGTGCCCTGCGCGGCGGCGAGATGCAGGAGGACGAAAATGAAGTCCTTACGTAAGGCGGGCTGGCAGGATGGCTGGGTACCTGCTGCGCCCTGCATCGCCAGCCCCTGCCCCGCCAGAATTACCTGGGCTTCTCCCTGCCGTGCCGCAGCCTGGCTCTGCGGGGCCTGTCCTAAAAGCAGACTTTCATCCGCAGGAGCTCCTGCATTTAAGAGCTGCGTAGCACTGTGGAACAAACATAAATCAGTTGCATTCCAAACTCAGAAAATTTAACCCATTTCACTTGTTACCAAGCTTACTAGCTTGAAAACATGGTATAAATCTACTCAGCTGTCAAGCCATGATAGCATTACGTAAAACATTTCTTCTTGGTTACTGTTTACTGCTTCACACTCTACAAATATTTCTGACTTATTTCTTTCCCGTATCTACAGTGTGTTAATGCGTTGCTTGAATATCCTAAAGATGTCGACCTGCATACTCAAAAGACAATTGCATGTATAAGAATTGTAGGAAAAACACGGAACAAGGCTGAgacctttttggtttttttaaatttgattttgGTTTCTGATTTTCCCTACATTTTAGTGTAGGGTGATAAACTTTCTGCCTTGCTACTTTTCTTCCCCATCCATCATCAAATTAAGAACACAGCTTAAGTTACAGTTTTGTTggagaggggttttttttttatgtaatCAGAAATTCCTATGCAACATGAAACATTAATTATTGCAGGAGAAGCTTGCT
This sequence is a window from Zonotrichia albicollis isolate bZonAlb1 chromosome 3, bZonAlb1.hap1, whole genome shotgun sequence. Protein-coding genes within it:
- the LOC141728585 gene encoding uncharacterized protein LOC141728585 isoform X1; its protein translation is MPKRKLRVPLRARGALRAGSGRAALPPRRRRVCSALRPAAGSVHCSSAGPRPESRGSGSQRGTSPHSPKHRWPGAFIAHPVLFPQIHRLRPPSASGSPAGPRVTTDRSPLSLSLSRSLSLSLSLSFQALPEEETARRGRSSCISPPGSRCRRRQSAQNKAKNSHFPHCSLPSPRRVTRLAREARLAGMKTKGGRRQQNPPTQPARSPPAAPRSRRIPAHLTARRARCISLP
- the LOC141728585 gene encoding uncharacterized protein LOC141728585 isoform X2, which encodes MEGTGPGWLVPSSHKDHKMLPALTSDASKEFCNNRRGNKASQSSSFTDRNNSATQLLNAGAPADESLLLGQAPQSQAAARQGEAQHIYTVAFTYSLAPWLPRSLSGRPAGTARGHRSDAEEETPGPSPGEGRAAGRLRAGSSPSSAAAGVLRSATSGGQRPLQLGGSASGVQGLRQPAGNQPPLP